The genomic DNA AAGGCCTACTTTGATCGTTTGGGGCTGGTGTCGCTGCTCGATACGGTGCGACGACTCCAGTGTGTCTCATGAACCGCCGGATGCGGAACCGCACGTCCGGTGGTGTGAGAGGACGGCGGGGGTGACCCCGCCTCCTACTCGATCCCTTTGTCCTGCAAGTTTGCTGGGTATATAATTCACGGACTATGAGTAGACAACCTTTAAAAACCGGTGAAAAGGTGCTCCTGATTGTTTCGGGAATATTCGTCGCGATTGCGGTTATCGGCTACGTCAGTTTGGAGACCTACCGAATTCGCTCTGACAAGCCCGTCTTCGTTCAAAGAACCTTTTTCGACTTTTCGAAGGAGGGCGAGCGCGGTTCCGAGCTTTATCGCAAGGCGAACTGCAATGCCTGTCACAGGGCGCTGCGCGCCGGGACGAGTATGGGGCTGATTCTCGATGGCATAGGCTCCAAGCGTTCTGTGGCCTGGCTGGAGGGTTTCCTCAAAGATCCAGAGTCTTTCTATGATGGGCCGACCATTGATCATGGTGACCCGCCGAAAGAAGCGGCCTACGTTGCCTCCCTTCCCCCCGAAGATCTCCATCTGATCGCCGTGTTTTTGTCCGAGTTGAGAGCCGATGCCGGCTCTTCAGTTGCAAAAGAGCCCCCTCCCGGTAAATCTGAGTTTATTGATGGCATGATACAAATGTGGGCGCCGGACAGTTGGAAGGAAAAATACACGGATATCCGGGACCGAAGGCCGAGTGAAGCAGCCGGAGGGGCGGGCGATGACTGAGGCGTGGAGGCATCCCCAGGAAACCAGCTACCGCCGCTACACCTTGTGGTTTGTATATGCCTGTATCATCTATAGCTTGATAGGTTTTTCCTGGGGGGCGTTGATGGGCGGCGTGGCGGAATTCCGCCATTTCGTGGATCACCGGATGCACGGGGATCTGATCGTCAGGGCGCATACCCACATTAATCTGCTGGGATGGGTGGAAATGGCCATTTTTGCCGCGGTTTATTATATGGTGCCGCGCCTGGTCAGGCAGCCCATTCACAGTTTGCGTCTGGTGAAGGTTCATTTCTGGATTCATAATTTCGGTCTGATCGGCATGGTCGTGTTTTTTACAGTTGCCGGCATTTTGGGCGGTATGGTCAGCGGGGGTGCAAACCCCGCATCGCCCGCTGAGGTGGAGCACGTGGTCAAGCCGTTTCTGGCGGCAGTGGGTGTTTTCGGGAGCTTGGTGCTGCTGGCCAACTGCATCTGGGCCTACAATCTGTTCAGGACCTGCGCCGGCTGGGAGAGAAACTATGAGTAAATTCCGCGCTGTTGGCCGCTGTGGTGGAATGATTTTTCTGGTGGCTGCCCTGCTGTCTGCCTGCGGTGGATCACTGGACTCTAGCTCGGTCAAAGTGGGTGACACCGCACCATCGGTAAGAACCAAGACATTGCAGGATGTGGGGGGGGATTTTAGCCGGATCACCACCTATCGCTATCCCGATGAGCGCATGTACCAGATCTCCCTTGACCAGGCCCTGGCCCAGAAGAAAAAAATCCTTCTTGAGTTCGCCACACCCGGGCACTGCACGGTCTGTGACAAACAACTTCAGATGTTGAAAGCCCTGATCAACAAGTACGGTTCTGACGTGGTGTTTCTCCATATGGACCAGTACGAAAACCCGGAGGCCTTTTCGGCTTTCCGGGTAAAGGGGGACCCCTGGACGTTTTTGATTGATGAAAACGGCAAGGTGTTGTACCGGCAGCCGGGGCGTGTTCTCTATGGAGAGTTGGACAGCTGGCTGGCAAAACTGGTCGGGGATGGGGTGAGCTGAGCGATGGCGGGGAAAGATCGGGCTTACGAACTGCGTCAGGACATGAAGGGCCTGCTGTGGGATTTGGCGCTCTACGTCCCTACGGTGGCGGTTCTGGCGGGAATTGGGGCAAAGCTCTGGTTTTCTCCCAACAGCGATTGGGCCTACCTTCTGTTCTTTATGGCGAGTTATTTTTTTTTCGTTGGCGCGAACCGGATTCTGAAAACGCGCCTGATGCTTCTTCCGGGGGCGCCTGTCGCCATAGAGCTGGACAAGCGAAAAGTCAGGCTCCGCCTGCGCAGCGGGGAGTGCGTGGATTTGGTCAAGGATGTGCGCTTTTTCTCGGAGATGGGGGGCAAAACCTTCGCCATCACCGGGCTGGATTTGTCAGGAAAGAAACAGCAATTCATCATCCACGCAGGGCAGTTTCCCACCGAAACGGATTTCAAAGACGCGAAAAGTCTTTTGGCAGTGTACCGGTAGCGGCACCCGCGGTGCAGAAGCAGCGACTTGCAAATGTCACCCCAAGACTACCGCTGCCCCCTTCGCCGGCGCAACACATCCCACCACAGAAATGCAATGACGCCTGCCCATATCACCACCGCCGCGCCCATGGCGAGGTGCTCGGTGCGCTCGCTCACCACGCCGCCCAAAAACATGTGGACAGTATAAGCCAGCATCCCGGTTGAGCTGATGGACAAAAACAAATAGATGATGATTTCCTTCATGTTCCTTACTCTTTCGCTAAACAATACGGGACCATCCGATGTGAGCAGCCCGGAGGCGGGGCGCCCGCGCTAAACGGGCTTGCCGGCCTCAGGAGTTGTGGCGGGGCCCCCCCGTTGGGAACGCGCTCAATGGGGCTCAACGTTGGCGCCGCCCCGTTGCGAATATCGGTTTCGTCCGGCCTGACTGATGGCGTCTGATCGCAGTGGGAATCTTAACAGCCCCGGGCGCTAACGCTAAGTGGAATCACCAAAAACCGGACGTCCGACAAGTACCTGATAGGCGCGATATGGTGGTTGACGGAACTCAGCAAGGGGTGTATGTTTCGACAATGACGCTACAGTAATTTCAAACGGCTGACCCTGGGTCAGTGCAACTGCGGTAAGGTCGCGGCAGCTCCGGCTATCCGGCAGCCACCCGGCCTGTCTTCTGTCATAAGTAACGGGGGGAGTGATGGAAAATAAACTTACACTGGGCCGGATATTTTTCGCCCTGCTTATTCCCGCATTTACCACAGGCATGGGTAACGGCAGCGTGTTCGGCGCAGCCGTGATGTGCGCAGTGGGTCGGGGTAAGTTCGACAACTGGGGTGGATGGTACGGGCAGGCCTACAATCCGGGGACGTTTTCCGGTTTTGTGGACTGGGTCATGATCCTGTTCGGCTTTGCTTTCGCTGTGATCATGTATCTCGGCATGAAAAAGCATGGCGAGATCGAGGCGCAGCGCGACAACAGTGCTTGGTAACGTTAAAGCTAACTTTTTAGAAAGGGGGAGCAGCTATGGCGGCATTCGCAGGTGCATGCGGAATACTCTTGGCCTTCTCTAGCATGTGGTTTGCGTACTACATCATGATGAAGCAGACAGAATCCTGATGCTTAAGTGTGGTGATAGCAAAACTTCGCGGGTATAAGTAGAAGGGAGAGTTGAGTGTCATGTTGATGAAATATCTGTTTGCGAAAAACGAAGATATTCCCGCCGGAACGGCGTCGATATACTTCGGTTTTTCCTCCATCTGGTGGTTCGTGATCGGTACCGGTCTCGGATCCTTCAACGCGGCCAAACTGGCGTTTCCGGACTTCGTGACGGGCACGGAGCTGTTTGCCTTTGGCCATATGCGTCAGGTGCACGTGCTGGCGGTTATCGTGGGTTGGATTTCCATGGCCTTCGGTATGACCATGATGTACATGACCCCGGCCCTGGGCAAAACCAAGTTGTGGTCCGAAAAGCTGGGGATCTGGACAGCCCTGCTGTGGAATGTGGGTCTGAGCCTGGGCCTCATCCTGCTGTGGATGGGTATCACCTCCGGCCGTGAGTACTCCGACCTGATCTGGCCCATTGATCTGGTTGTCATCTTCGGCGTGCTGGTGCCGCTGGGTATCAATGTATGGATGACCATTGCGCAGCGGCGCACCCAGGGTATTTACATCACCAACTGGTTCTTTGGTGCGTGTATTTTCATGGTCACCATCACCATCCTGGTGGGGCAGTCGGCGGAAATCTTCAATCTGACCGGTCTGACCGAAGCCTACCTGACGTTCTGGCACGCCCATAACCTCTTGGGTCTGTGGATTACGCCGGTGGCGGCAGCGATTGCCTACTACGTCATTCCTAAATTGACGGGTAACCCGCTGTACTCGCATCGCATCGGTCATTTGCACTTCTGGGCCATCATCGCCTTCTATTCCACTCCCGCATCGCACCACCTGCTGTCGGCGCCGTTGCCCGAGTGGCTGAAGTCCTTCGCCTCGGTGGAAGGGGTGTTGATCCTGATTCCGGCGATCGCCTTCGTGGCCAACATCCTGTTGACCCTGAAAGGCCGCTGGAGCATGTTCGTGGAGAACGTTGAGATCAAGTTCTCCGTCACCGGTGTGCTGCTGGCTATCCCCTTGAACATGCAGGGCGGCTTCCAGCAGACCCGCGCCATCAACTGGTACGTGCATGGCACCGGCTGGATCGTGGCTCACGCGCATCTGGCTCTGCTGGGCATGTCCAGCTTCCTGGAGGCGGCAGCCGTTTACTTCGGTCTGCAGTCTGCCATGCGGCGGAAGCTGTACTCGCTGGCGCTGGCCAACTTCCACTACTGGTTCTTCATCATCGGCTTCTGCACCTACTGGATCACCATGACCATCGCCGGGCTGATCCAGGGCGCGGGCAAGATCTATGAGGTGCCGTACATCGACGTGGTTATCGCGGAACATCCGTACATGATCGGTCGCTGGGTGGGTGGCACCATGGTGTTCACCGGTAACATGGTGTGGCTGTACAACATGTACATGACTGCCCGCGAAGGTACCGTGGTGCCGAAGGGTCGTTATGCGCACGAGTTGGCCTACGAGCGTTAATGGCTACTGTTGGTTGAGTTTTGCTGACAGATAGATAAAGTCTTTTAACGTGTGGATCCCCCGGCGTACCGGGTGTGCGCCGGGGGGTCAAATCAGGGGAGGAAGTTTCCGTGGCATTTAAAGAATATAAACTAGGCGCTGCAGGGGTCGGGGGGATGTTAGGGCTCTCCATGATTATCACCCTCATGCTGCCCAGCTTTGACTTTCGTTCTGCAGAGTCCACCTGGGTGGGCCTGGACAAATCACTGTCAAACGGCCGGTTGATCGGCTTCAGCTATGAGGATATGACGGTTCGGGGTAACAACAAGCCGATCACCGTTATCCTGAACAAGGATCCGAAAACGGGGGAAGTATTTGATCCGCCGCGGCGGGCCTATGTCTACAAACCCGGTACGCCGTTTGCCTCACCCATCAACCATCCGGACAATCTGGGTCCCACGGTTAAGAAGCTCAGTATCGAAAAAGGCCGCATCGACCGGGCGGACATGTCCCAGGGTGCTGTCTTCACCATCGACTACGCTGATGTCAACGGTGAGGAATGGGCCTACGTCGTCAACAAAACAGCACTGGCGGGGTGGCAGCCGCAATCTGTGCTGGATTTCGCCGGTGACGCCAACCAAAAATATGTGGGCCGCGGCAAAACCGTGTATATCACTGAAGGGTGCTGGTGGTGTCACACCCTGCTGCCCGAGCACACGCAGGATTGGCAGGTGTTTGGTACCCCGCCCTATCTGGGTGACTTCAACGGGGAAATGCCCACAGCCTTCGGCTCTGACCGTAAGGCACCTGACATTCTCCACGTTGCCTCACGCAATTCGTCCAGAGAATGGATGATGATGCACTTCTTCAATCCTCGTCTGGTGCAGCCCAACTCCATCATGCCCCGTTTCGACTACCTTTGGGGTCCGGTGGATGTCAACGGCAAACCCATCGACTTCAGCAAATGGCGCGACGAATATGATGAGTATCGCACGGGCCAGCGGGCCTATCCGCCTGAGGTGCCGGAGTATGCTCGGGACACCGAGATTCGTGCTCTGATCGATTGGGTCCTGACGAGTTTGAAGTAACAAGGGGAGAGCGCTAACATGGGTTGGAAATTTGATAATCCTCTGTATTCCCTGGCGGATGAAGAGGAAAACAAACGCAATCTTGCACTGTGGGAAGAGGAGAAATACGGCGGCTTGTGGGAAGGAAACAACCGTCTGCCCTATCCGCTGACTTATCTCATCGGTCTGGTCATCCTCACGGCATTTTTGATTACCATGCCCATTTGGGGGCAGCGGCCGACCGTGGCGCTGTACGCGCCCATGGTGGATTTGATGGACTCGCCGGAAGTTCAGCGGATGAAATCCCCCGAAGAGAAGATGGCTTACCTGACGCAAAGGGCCATGGAGGTGATGGAGGCGTCCGATGACTCGCGCCTGCCGGGTTTGCTGGAACGTCATCCCATCGGCTGGTATGACCTTCAGCTGATCGCTGACCAGGTTCGGGAAATTCAGTCGGCGGGCGGTCCCCACGGTCTGGACGAGTACAACATTGTGGGTGACCAAGTCCAACTGTCCAATTACGAGGGCAACGTCCGTCCTGATGGGGTTCGGGAACGTAAACAGCCGTGGTGGGATCGTGGTTTCACCATCGACGTGTTCTACGTAAGCTACTTCTGCCTGGCCATGGTTCTGGTGTGTAAGCGCCTGCCGCACTTCTCGCAGAAGCCCGATATGTCCAAAGCCACCACTTGATTTGGAGGTCAGTACTGATGATCGACGTAGATTACGCTCCCGCGGTGTTTGCCAGCATTATTGCTACCGTGTTTTTGCTTCCGGCGCTGTACGGTCTGCTCTTTGTGGATCGCTTCTGGAAGGAAAACAAGGCGAATGCCAAGCCTGAAGATGACGCGTTTAACGAATAAGCAGTAGCGATAGGCTGCTCAATTCGAGCGTGGGCGCCCCGCATCAGCGGGGCGTCTTTATTTTGACGCTAGAGTGCCGAAAGGGTGTTCCTCCGCTCGGCACAATGGAAGGAAGAAATAATACTGGGGCGGCGCGGCAAGCATGCAGCCGTGCTGTCAACATGGCGGCGAGGCGGCTGTAGTGTTTGCCGTGTGCGCCGCGCAAAACGTCTTGAACTGGGTATGAATGAAAATGAATTGGAGCTGGCGAGAGGAATCGAACCCCCGACCGGCTGATTACAAATCAGCTGCTCTACCGACTGAGCTACGCCAGCAATGGTGATCCGTACTTCCGGAGAGGGACAGGGATATTACACCACAAGCGGGTGAAAATCAGCTTTTTTTGGTGGCGGTGACCCTACAAAAAAAGGCACCCTCCCGGGTGCCTTAGCAAGTAGCCAATTCAGCTCATTGGTGACGCTAGAGCGCGACGCTTTTCGCCACCATGAACAACAGCGCCATAATGGCGGCAAGCGCCAATACAACAGTGGCATCATCATCAGCTACAGTACGATTCTTGGCCATTGTATACCTCCAATAGACTTTACTGCTTAGCGTGTGTGCCGATCTTGTGTCATCCACCAGCCGGCCACGGCGATTACATTACTAAAATAAAGGAAAAATTCAAGAGGGTACCGGGATAGGCGTAAGCCCAAGGCGGGGCGAAGCAGAGGGCAGGGGGATGTTGCCATTTTGGGGGGCTGTGTTCTCGTACGCGGGCCGCTCAAGGCAGGGCGGACGCAGCGCGATGCCGGCGTTTTGCTCCTGACCCAGAGGGTTGCCACGGGGTGGGCGGATGAAACGACCGCACAGCACCGGTTAGGAGCCTGTAGGATTTTGAGGGGATCGAGCGAAAAAGTGGTAGAACGAGGACAGATTGCTGCGATGTAGCGAGAAATCGCGGCAACCAGGACCACCCGCCCGGTCTTGGAGCCGGTTCATCCCAAACCCGACGGGTCCTTAGGCAAACTCCTCAAGCTGAATGTGCCCCCCGGTTTCACGGAGCACCATTGCGCTCTCGTGCCAGTCGCCCAGCACCACGCGGGTGGCGGCTTCGCCATCGTGGAGGCTGAAGTGATGAATGGCAGGGCGATGGGTGTGTCCGTGAATCAACAGCGTCACGCCGGCGTCGGTCATCGTGTGGACAACAGCGTCGGCGTTAACGTCCATGATGTCGCTGGGTTTCATCCTGGTATGTGCCCGGCTGGCGTCTCTATATCCGGCGGCGATGGCTTGTCTTTTAGCCACGGGTAAGCCCAGGAACTGGGCCTGGGTCTCAGGCCGTCGTACCATGGTGCGAAAACGCTGATACTCGATGTCATCGGTGCACAGCGCATCACCGTGGACGAGCATGGCGCGAGAAGCGCCGATATCAAGGAACCAGGGATCGTCGATCAGCCGTGCGCCGGAGGCCCGGGCAAAGCCCTCTCCCAGCAAAAAGTCCCGGTTACCCCGCATCACGTACAGCGGCGTGCCGGCATCCGCGACCGCGGACATGGCTTTCAGCACCGCGTGGTAGCCCGGGTCCACTGCGTCGTCACCCAGCCAGACCTCGAACAAGTCGCCGAGAATGTACACGGCCTCGGCCCCGCAGGCCTCGCGCCGGAGAAAGCGGTGAAACAGCGCCAGGCTGTCCGGACGTGCCGGTGTGAGGTGCAGGTCAGAAATGAAATAGCGTGACATGGTGCGCAGGCGGTGCCGCTATTTTGGCCCGTCGTCCAACACGCTGACAGACTCGATGACGATGGTGGGATGCGGCACGTCCCTCTTGAACGGCCCACCGCTGCCGGTGGGGGTGGAGACAATACGGTCCACCACCTCCATACCTTGAATGACACGGCCGAACACGGCGTAGCCCCAGCCGCGGCGTGACCTGTTGACGTGGTTCAAATCGTTGTTGTCCGCCACATTGATGAAAAACTGGGCTGTGGCCGAGTGCGGCGCACTGGTTCTGGCCATGGCGATGGTGCCGCGCCGGTTCTTCAGGCCATTGTCCGCCTCGTTGCGAATGGGGGGGCGGGTGGTTTTTCGCTTGAAGTCAGGCGTAAAACCGCCCCCTTGAATCATGAAGCGGGGAATCACGCGGTGGAAAATCGTCCCCTCATAAAAGCCATCCCGCACATAGCGGAGAAAATTGTCCACGGTTATCGGCGCCCTGGATTTATCCAGTTCCAACACGATATCCCCGACGTTGGTTTGGAGACGCACCCGGGGGTGATCGTCGTCACCGAAGGCGTTACCGCTGATCAACAAGGCGAAGGCGAACAAGCAGGGCAGGAACTTCATGGCGCGCATTTCCACTTTTGCGAGGCGGCCCATAATAGTCGCTTTGGCCGCCGGAAAGAAGTGTTGCCCAGGGCTGTGGCCGGGGAATGATGACGGGCCAGGGCCCTTTGTGGGGACCGGCATATTCCGATACCATGCACGCCCATGATCACCCCCCCCCACAAAACCCGCTTTGCCCCCAGCCCCACGGGCTACATGCATTTGGGAAATGTCCGCACTGCGCTGTTCAACGCCCTCTCGGCCCGCCGCGCAGCCGGGGTGTTTTTGCTGCGGATAGAAGACACTGATTCCGCGCGCAGCCGTCCTGAGTTCGAAGCTGCGCTCAAAGACGATCTCCGCTGGCTCGGGCTCAACTGGCAGGAAGGTCCCGGGGTCGGCGGCGGCCAGGCCCCTTATGTCCAGTCGCAGCGGGCTGCGATCTACCGGCACTACTACAGCATGTTGGTGGAGCGGGGCTGCAGCTACCCCTGTTTTTGCTCGCCCAAGGAACTGGAGCTCTCCCGCCGGGCCCAGCGGGCGGCGGGGCGGCCGCCGCGCTACGCGGGAACCTGCGCCCGCTTGAGTGCCGCGGACATTGAGCAACGCCGCCAGCGCGGTTTGTTGCCCACCTGGCGCTTTCGCGTGCCGGCGGGGGAGACCGTGCGTTACACTGACCTGGTCCGCGGGGAGCAGGCCTTCGCCACGGACGACATGGGTGACTTCATCATCCGCCGGGCGGATGGCACGCCAGCTTTTTTCTTCAGTAATGCTGTGGACGACGCGCTCATGGGGGTGACCCATGTGTTGCGCGGTGAGGACCACCTCGCCAACACGCCGCGGCAGCTGTTGCTGCTCCAAGCGCTGGACCTGACCCCGCCGCGATACGGCCACATCACGCTGATCACCGGGCCGGACGGTGCGCCCCTGTCCAAGCGCCATGGCAGCCGCAGCGTCCGCGAACTGCGGGAAGCCGGCTATCTGCCGGGTGCGGTGACCAACTACCTGGCGCGCCTGGGTCACTACTACGAAAGCAACGCCTACATGGGTCTGGACGGCCTTGCCGCCGGCTTCGACTTCGCCCGTCTCAGCCGCTCGCCGGCGCGCTACGACCCCGCCCAGCTGAACTACTGGCAGCGGGAGGCCGTGGTCCACGCCGACACCGCGGCGCTGTGGAACTGGTTGGGCGAGACGCTGCGGGAGCGGGTGCCCCCGGGGCAGCGCGATGCTTTGCTGGAGGCCATCCGCCCCAACATCACTCTGCCCGCGGACGCGGCCCACTGGGTCAATCAAATCTACGCCGATAACATGGCATACAGCGATGCGGCGCGGGCCGCCGTCATTCACGCCGGGGAGGCGTTTTTCCGGGCGGCCCTTGCTGCCGTCACCGGGCAACCCGGCGACTTCAAGACCCTGGCCGGGGCCGTGCAGGCCGCCACCGGCGCCAGGGGCAAGCACTTGTTCAAGCCGTTGCGGGCGGCGCTGACCGGCGAGGTGGACGGCCCGGAACTGGGAAAAATCCTGCCCCTCATCGGCGCGGCGCGCATTCGTTCCCGCCTGGAACATTGTGTCCGGATGTGCGCAGGATAAAACGGACGAGCCATGTTGAAGATATACAATAGCCTGAGCAAAAAAAAAGAACGCTTCGTGCCCCGCCAGCCCGGCAAAGTGGGCCTGTACGTCTGCGGCATGACGGTATACGACTACTGCCATGTGGGCCACGCCCGGGTGATGGTGGTGTTCGACGTAGTAGTGCGCTACCTGCGTGCCGCCGGTTTTGCGGTGACCTACGTGCGTAACATCACCGACATTGACGACAAGATCATCCAGCGCGCCAGGGAACAGGGGGAGGAGATTGACACCCTCACCGGGCGCTACATCCAGGCCATGCACGAAGACAGCGCCGCCTTAAATGTGCTGCCGCCCGACCTGGAGCCCCGCGCCACCACCTCCATGGCGGCCATCATTGCCATGATCCGGCGGCTGGTGGAGCGGGGCTACGCCTACCCCGCTCCCAATGGCGATGTCTATTACGATGTCAGCCGCTTCGAGCGCTACGGCGCCTTGTCGGGCAAGCACCTGGAAGATCTGCGCGCCGGCGAGCGGGTGGCGGTGGACGAGGCCAAAGACGATCCTTTGGATTTCGTCTTGTGGAAAGCCGCCAAAGCGGGCGAGCCGAGCTGGGATTCCCCCTGGGGGCCGGGCCGGCCCGGCTGGCAC from Gammaproteobacteria bacterium includes the following:
- a CDS encoding cbb3-type cytochrome c oxidase subunit I yields the protein MTEAWRHPQETSYRRYTLWFVYACIIYSLIGFSWGALMGGVAEFRHFVDHRMHGDLIVRAHTHINLLGWVEMAIFAAVYYMVPRLVRQPIHSLRLVKVHFWIHNFGLIGMVVFFTVAGILGGMVSGGANPASPAEVEHVVKPFLAAVGVFGSLVLLANCIWAYNLFRTCAGWERNYE
- a CDS encoding peptidyl-prolyl cis-trans isomerase; translated protein: MRAMKFLPCLFAFALLISGNAFGDDDHPRVRLQTNVGDIVLELDKSRAPITVDNFLRYVRDGFYEGTIFHRVIPRFMIQGGGFTPDFKRKTTRPPIRNEADNGLKNRRGTIAMARTSAPHSATAQFFINVADNNDLNHVNRSRRGWGYAVFGRVIQGMEVVDRIVSTPTGSGGPFKRDVPHPTIVIESVSVLDDGPK
- a CDS encoding cytochrome-c oxidase is translated as MMKYLFAKNEDIPAGTASIYFGFSSIWWFVIGTGLGSFNAAKLAFPDFVTGTELFAFGHMRQVHVLAVIVGWISMAFGMTMMYMTPALGKTKLWSEKLGIWTALLWNVGLSLGLILLWMGITSGREYSDLIWPIDLVVIFGVLVPLGINVWMTIAQRRTQGIYITNWFFGACIFMVTITILVGQSAEIFNLTGLTEAYLTFWHAHNLLGLWITPVAAAIAYYVIPKLTGNPLYSHRIGHLHFWAIIAFYSTPASHHLLSAPLPEWLKSFASVEGVLILIPAIAFVANILLTLKGRWSMFVENVEIKFSVTGVLLAIPLNMQGGFQQTRAINWYVHGTGWIVAHAHLALLGMSSFLEAAAVYFGLQSAMRRKLYSLALANFHYWFFIIGFCTYWITMTIAGLIQGAGKIYEVPYIDVVIAEHPYMIGRWVGGTMVFTGNMVWLYNMYMTAREGTVVPKGRYAHELAYER
- a CDS encoding thioredoxin encodes the protein MIFLVAALLSACGGSLDSSSVKVGDTAPSVRTKTLQDVGGDFSRITTYRYPDERMYQISLDQALAQKKKILLEFATPGHCTVCDKQLQMLKALINKYGSDVVFLHMDQYENPEAFSAFRVKGDPWTFLIDENGKVLYRQPGRVLYGELDSWLAKLVGDGVS
- a CDS encoding glutamate--tRNA ligase gives rise to the protein MITPPHKTRFAPSPTGYMHLGNVRTALFNALSARRAAGVFLLRIEDTDSARSRPEFEAALKDDLRWLGLNWQEGPGVGGGQAPYVQSQRAAIYRHYYSMLVERGCSYPCFCSPKELELSRRAQRAAGRPPRYAGTCARLSAADIEQRRQRGLLPTWRFRVPAGETVRYTDLVRGEQAFATDDMGDFIIRRADGTPAFFFSNAVDDALMGVTHVLRGEDHLANTPRQLLLLQALDLTPPRYGHITLITGPDGAPLSKRHGSRSVRELREAGYLPGAVTNYLARLGHYYESNAYMGLDGLAAGFDFARLSRSPARYDPAQLNYWQREAVVHADTAALWNWLGETLRERVPPGQRDALLEAIRPNITLPADAAHWVNQIYADNMAYSDAARAAVIHAGEAFFRAALAAVTGQPGDFKTLAGAVQAATGARGKHLFKPLRAALTGEVDGPELGKILPLIGAARIRSRLEHCVRMCAG
- a CDS encoding c-type cytochrome, with the translated sequence MSRQPLKTGEKVLLIVSGIFVAIAVIGYVSLETYRIRSDKPVFVQRTFFDFSKEGERGSELYRKANCNACHRALRAGTSMGLILDGIGSKRSVAWLEGFLKDPESFYDGPTIDHGDPPKEAAYVASLPPEDLHLIAVFLSELRADAGSSVAKEPPPGKSEFIDGMIQMWAPDSWKEKYTDIRDRRPSEAAGGAGDD
- a CDS encoding cytochrome oxidase; this encodes MIITLMLPSFDFRSAESTWVGLDKSLSNGRLIGFSYEDMTVRGNNKPITVILNKDPKTGEVFDPPRRAYVYKPGTPFASPINHPDNLGPTVKKLSIEKGRIDRADMSQGAVFTIDYADVNGEEWAYVVNKTALAGWQPQSVLDFAGDANQKYVGRGKTVYITEGCWWCHTLLPEHTQDWQVFGTPPYLGDFNGEMPTAFGSDRKAPDILHVASRNSSREWMMMHFFNPRLVQPNSIMPRFDYLWGPVDVNGKPIDFSKWRDEYDEYRTGQRAYPPEVPEYARDTEIRALIDWVLTSLK
- a CDS encoding UDP-2,3-diacylglucosamine diphosphatase, with the translated sequence MSRYFISDLHLTPARPDSLALFHRFLRREACGAEAVYILGDLFEVWLGDDAVDPGYHAVLKAMSAVADAGTPLYVMRGNRDFLLGEGFARASGARLIDDPWFLDIGASRAMLVHGDALCTDDIEYQRFRTMVRRPETQAQFLGLPVAKRQAIAAGYRDASRAHTRMKPSDIMDVNADAVVHTMTDAGVTLLIHGHTHRPAIHHFSLHDGEAATRVVLGDWHESAMVLRETGGHIQLEEFA